In Sphingomonas psychrotolerans, the following proteins share a genomic window:
- a CDS encoding DUF938 domain-containing protein — MSARRHAPATVRNRESIAAVLEVELPASGLVLEIASGSGEHCAFLAERFAALQWQPSDPEDAARASIADWCAGLPNVLPPLALDAAAETWPIVAADAILCVNMVHISPWEATLGLIAGAGRLLAPGAPLILYGPYRQRDVPTAESNEAFDVSLQARDSRWGLRHVEEVSAAAAAHGLALQCIVPMPANNLSLVFRRA, encoded by the coding sequence ATGAGCGCCCGCCGCCACGCTCCGGCCACTGTGCGCAATCGCGAGTCGATCGCCGCGGTGCTCGAGGTGGAGCTGCCGGCAAGCGGACTGGTGCTCGAGATCGCGAGTGGCAGCGGCGAGCATTGTGCTTTCTTGGCCGAGCGATTCGCCGCATTGCAGTGGCAGCCGAGTGACCCTGAAGACGCCGCGCGTGCTTCGATCGCCGACTGGTGCGCTGGCCTGCCCAATGTCCTGCCGCCGCTTGCGCTCGACGCGGCGGCGGAGACCTGGCCGATCGTGGCCGCGGATGCGATCCTTTGCGTCAACATGGTCCATATCAGTCCGTGGGAAGCCACTTTGGGGCTGATTGCAGGGGCGGGGCGGCTGCTGGCGCCGGGTGCGCCGCTGATCCTCTATGGACCCTATCGCCAGCGCGATGTGCCGACGGCGGAATCCAACGAGGCGTTCGACGTGTCGCTCCAGGCGCGCGACTCGCGCTGGGGCTTGCGGCATGTCGAGGAAGTTTCGGCCGCCGCCGCTGCACACGGGCTCGCGCTTCAGTGCATAGTGCCGATGCCCGCCAACAATCTCAGCCTGGTGTTCCGCCGAGCCTGA
- a CDS encoding DMT family transporter produces the protein MSALIKLAETRGATLVETMFHRQLWAVPIVAAWIMMGPGLGSIRTKRFGAHVTRTAIGLTGMVFTFGAVLLLPLAEATTLQFTVPIFATLLGALVLREKTGWHRWGAVVIGFAGVLVVAQPGSGQFPLFGAVVGLIAALFVAIVAITLRQIGKTESAGTTVFWFSVLSLPPLGIVYAFQLQSHDWVTWSNLVAIGLVGGVAQLALTASVRFAPVSTVIPMDYSSLLWGTFYGWLIFSAWPTPWTWLGAPIIIASGLYIVWRERVLHVRNTESVSDAAAS, from the coding sequence ATGTCGGCGCTGATCAAGCTCGCCGAGACGCGCGGCGCGACTCTGGTCGAAACGATGTTCCACCGCCAGCTCTGGGCAGTGCCGATCGTCGCGGCATGGATCATGATGGGTCCCGGCCTCGGCTCGATCCGCACGAAACGCTTCGGCGCGCACGTGACGCGGACCGCGATCGGGCTCACCGGCATGGTCTTCACTTTCGGCGCGGTGCTGCTGCTGCCGCTTGCCGAGGCGACCACCCTCCAGTTCACCGTCCCGATCTTCGCGACTCTGCTGGGCGCGCTGGTGCTGCGCGAGAAGACCGGTTGGCATCGCTGGGGCGCGGTGGTGATCGGTTTCGCAGGGGTGCTCGTTGTCGCCCAGCCGGGCAGCGGCCAGTTCCCGCTGTTCGGAGCGGTGGTCGGGCTGATCGCGGCGCTGTTCGTCGCGATCGTCGCGATCACGCTGCGCCAGATCGGCAAGACCGAAAGCGCCGGCACCACGGTCTTCTGGTTCTCGGTGCTGTCGCTTCCGCCGCTCGGCATCGTTTACGCCTTCCAGCTCCAGTCGCACGACTGGGTGACCTGGTCGAACCTCGTCGCGATCGGCCTCGTCGGCGGTGTGGCGCAGCTCGCGCTCACCGCTTCGGTCCGCTTCGCGCCGGTCTCCACCGTCATCCCGATGGACTATTCGAGCCTGCTCTGGGGAACCTTCTACGGCTGGCTGATCTTCAGCGCCTGGCCGACGCCGTGGACGTGGCTCGGGGCGCCGATCATCATCGCCAGCGGGCTCTACATCGTCTGGCGCGAGCGCGTGCTCCACGTCCGCAACACCGAAAGCGTCAGCGACGCCGCGGCTTCGTAG
- a CDS encoding DUF6481 family protein, producing the protein MTYNDTFSDRAGRSADAKKALLEKLKAAPKLSEAELAERKAARLAREQAVEDERAAKLAAIEAEKAAIEQAKVDAEAARLDAKRQAEEQAAAKAAEKAAAAEAAKVKLAASFMLPAKGSESRYPARKGKK; encoded by the coding sequence ATGACGTACAACGATACTTTCAGTGACCGCGCCGGACGCTCGGCCGATGCCAAGAAGGCGCTGCTCGAAAAGCTCAAGGCCGCTCCCAAGCTGAGCGAGGCCGAGCTGGCCGAGCGCAAGGCGGCACGCCTCGCCCGCGAGCAGGCCGTCGAAGACGAACGCGCGGCGAAGCTGGCAGCAATCGAGGCCGAGAAGGCCGCGATCGAGCAGGCCAAGGTGGACGCCGAGGCAGCGCGCCTGGACGCGAAGCGCCAGGCCGAGGAGCAGGCTGCGGCCAAGGCGGCCGAGAAGGCTGCCGCCGCCGAAGCCGCCAAGGTGAAGCTTGCCGCATCGTTCATGCTTCCCGCCAAGGGCAGCGAGAGCCGCTACCCCGCGCGCAAGGGCAAGAAGTAA